The genomic region ACACAAATCCTAAGCTAAATGGTCTTGAGCTCCTCCTATCTGTGGCCATCTTGCAACTATATGCTGGGGATGAAGAATCTGTGTCCATTTTACAAGATCTAATATCATTCTATGAAGAATGTGATAAAGAATCCACTGACTTGGTTGGTATCACGGAGATTCTACTATCATTAGTTGCTCAAAGAaaatctttgttgaaaaaattaagTCTTATAGTGTGGGAATCTTTCGTGCATGATATCGGCGAACCTGAACTCAATGTACTATTACAAACATTGACTGCCAGAGAGAATAAACAAGGTTTTGCTGATCTTTTTGAAggtgatgaagaagaggacGACGAGGATGCTGTTGAACGAGGaacagatgatgatgatgatgaagatgatgaagacaatgatgacgatgatgaacCTAGTGCTGAAGATTCTGAGGACGAtgtttctgaagaagacaaGGATGCCGCTTTggaaaaaatagaaaaagagGCAACAAGTGCTTTGGCAAAAGCTTTGAACCTACCTGACTCCATTGTCGGTGAACATGGCGATGTTCAACTGGGAAACaacgaagaagaggatagtgatgaagatagtgatgaagatgacgattTCAGTGGTGAAGACGAGTCCATGGATGACGAAGCGATGATGCAACTTGATGATCAACTAtctgaaatctttaaaCGTCGTAAGGAAGCTTTGGGCTCTGTTCCGACAGGCAATAAAAGAAAGGTTGAAGTTCAAGAGTCTCGGGAAAACGTTATTTCCTTCAAACATAGAGTAGTCGATATGCTTGAGATTTACGTGAAGAGTTTTGATCGCGCTGTAGCTAGAAATAATACTTCCATTATTAcagttgaagaatggaataACCTTTCAAGTATCATCTTACCATTATTAAAATGTTTGCAACACACTTTGGATAAGGCTTTAGCAGACAAATGCGCTAAACTAATGAAACTAAGGCTATGTAAGGTTAAGGCAACTAttgcaaaagaagagaagacAGTTACTTCAGAAATCTTTCATTTACTGGAAAAAGTCCATAAGCTCATAATGACTGCCAAGCCAGGAcaatttcaacaactgTTTTTTTCCACCTGTTCTTTAGCCTCATTGTTTTTGTCCAAGTTATATCTCTCCAGCGGTGGTTCTCATGAGAACTTGATTGATCTATATGCAGACACGTCGAAAGCTTGGATGAAAGACGGAAAATGCACAgttaatttcttcattgatttttcaaactGGCTTCAAACAAAGAGAGCTGCATAATTTAGTAATATCGATCGAACTCGGGGTGTCATCAAGCTTTTTTAAACTTAGCACTAACAGAACAATAttatgaaaagaaagactaTTATTCGTACTAGTATTCCTAAATGTCAGTCTTCCTCttatgtttttttttgtttctttgtttcatACGTAACGCTCAATAGCATCAACTTATAGAAAATTATAGACATTAACTTAACTATTCTAAGGTTGTAATATCGAAATCAGCTGGCGGTTGCGGAGGACGGACAATCTTATTCGCTGGTTTccatatttgaagaacgttttcttcttcgacGCTGCACATTAGCCATGGAACATTTGAATTATGAGAAAACTCGTTAACGGGGCTTCTGTGACCGCCGTGCATCATGAATAGCTCAGGAACTCCGTCGTATGCGTCATCTGGTTGTTGTTCTGCTCCAATATTGAATAAGTCCCACATAATAATTCTTCGGTCAGAACCACTTGAAGTTAATAATCCATCTTGATGAGGAGAAAACTCGAGTGAGGTAACAGAATCTTCATGACCTGCCATTGAGTGCAATGGTTTTTGCAATCTACGTAAATCATAGAGATAGACGTTAGAGTCTGTACCTGCTGCTGCAAGAAGGTTTTCTGAACGCTTACTGAATGCTAATGTATTGAAGGCAGAGGAGACCGATAACTTTTGAATGGCCCTATCACTATTGGTGTCATGAATTATTAATGTGTTATCCTCGGATACTGTTCCAAATAAACTGCTTTGGAATTCGTGCCATTTGCAGTCATTTACTATATCAGTATGCACATCAAATGTTTGAGACGGCGATTTGTTTGCAGTGGAAGTGACATCCCATAAAGCAACAGTGCCATCATCGGATGCAGAAAGTAGCTGGCCAGAAACAGTGGGATTGAACGCCAATCCATATCCATTCTCTTTATGATAGGAGAAACTGGCAATGGCGCCATGATCTTTTTCCTTAAtatttctatcaaaaatgtATACGATACCAGCTCCGTTCAAAGTTGCAATTATATTAGGCGATTGAGGCATGTATCTTGCCCTGGTGACTTCTTGTTCGTGCTTGAACTTCCTCACTATCTTGATCTTAGATTGACGATGGCTCAATTCATTTTCCTTCGCATCATCGGACACACTTGGTTTAGAAGAAGTGACGTTTTCCGGCAGGTCAATGGCAGCAATTTTCAAGTAGTTCGGCTCGTTATCAGTAGTTAACGTCCCAATAAGTAACTCTTGTCTCAATAATTGCTGTCCATCAACTTCTCGAGGTTGCATCTCGGTTGGAAGCCACTGTACAGTTAGTGACGGCCAGGTGAGTCGCGTCTCGCTAACAAAATCATACATCATTGGCACATTTGAGACCCATAAATCGTACTCCTCATTAATTGTTGTGGGTTGCTCAGGTTCTTCTACTTCAGTCATATTTAGTCTATTGGATTTATCTGATCTTTGGATACGTTATCCGGCTCTCACAGTATGTGTCAAACCAGCCGTTGTTCATTGCACTCTTTATTAATCCTCCATCGAATATCCTAAAGCGTTTTTCATGGGGCGCGACAGTGCAATTCAAACAAAGTCACGTGTTTGGATTAATGTATGGTAAAAGCCAACTGCCTCAAAATACTGTCAGAATGCAGAATACAGGGAAAAGCATCTAATAtttcgtcttcatcaactAAGTACTGTATATATTTTGTAACTTTTACTAGATTACCTTCGGCGTTGGGTTTTTGATgtatccttttcaataacATCTTCGACCCCTCCAAGTTCTTCTAATTTATCTTCCTCAATCCGAACTTGCTCACGTCTTTCCCACCACCGATCTTGGCATAACTCGAACGATTTTGTCTTCAAATGCTTACCTTTTGAGTCTCTATTACTGGAAATAGCCAATTCTAAGAAAGTAGGACCTGTGCGAACGTAAAATGCACGAAGGGTTTCAAAAGCCTTGGGATGAGGCAACCAAGGTCTAAGATCCGGAATTTCgtactcttcttccacttcttcctcttcttcttcttcttcttcgtcttcagCTTCAAGTTTACTGTCAAcaatctcttcttcaccgtcgtcttcatcatcgtcgTCTTCATCGCCAAATTCATCGTCAGAATCTTGCTCTCCAAGTTTCTCTGCTCTTTCAACTTCCTTCAACTCTTCCCAGTACACCTTCACCCCATCAAGTTTGTTCATATCAATGCTGTAAAAGGAGTCGATTGGATAGTCTTTTTCGCCAATTTCAACAGTACCACCGAAGATGAATAACGTATCATCCACAACAGCAGTCGCAGCGTTAAATCTGGCATGAGGCAAAGTTGACATAGTTTCATAGGATTTAGCTGATTTTTTGTCgctttcatcatcatcatcaaaatctATAAGATCTAGCTGATttaattgttcttcaatgacCTTGCTTTCATCGTCGTCTTCTGCGTCACGCAAGTTAGCTttatcaagaatttgattcaaaatatcttcaagttctttATCTTTGTTCCTGTTGGACTTCGATTGAAcgaagttcttcttcttcctttgaGGTCTCAAGGACATTGCATACCATCTGTTATTTTCTATCTGATATGTGTATAGTTCGTTGTAAAAGATTGATCTTAGactttcttctgtttcttcaaagtcGTAGACACCTCCAAACAAAACACCTCTTCCCTTATGATGAACCATAGAACAGCCAACTCTTGGAGATGGTTGGGAACCCtgtttcttccttctttccCATCTAATGGAACCCAGATCGgatttcatcttcagatACCAACAGTCTGATAGAATCTTACCTTTTTGTAAGCCTTTGCCGGCTTTTACCTTGGTGTAACCACCGTATAAAACGGCGCCCTCCGCTGTAGATATCAGTGAATGGCCAGATCTTGCATCTGGAATAGGATGATTAGCGGGAAGCTCGACTTGTTTCCATTTATAATTAGTTATATCGAATACCCATAAGTCATTCAGATACGTGGTAGAGGTACCTAAATCCCTGAACCCACCATGAAGTATGATAaaatttttccaaattgCCATTCTATGACCTGACCTAGCACTAGGCCcattcttttgttcaacCTTTGTCCATTCTTTGCTAGAGCAGTCGAATAGCCATGAATCAGAATAATGATAGAAAGTATTCTGCTTTGGGGAAGAGAACTCACCACCATGGATTAAAGCTACACCTGTTGGATGAGATGCTACTGCCGCTGATGATCTTGGCATTGGAGAATTCTGAGATGTATACCTTTTCCAAGTATCTGTATCTAATGAGTATACAAATAAATCGTTGTAGAAATGTGTGGTACCTGTTTCTTGGGTGGTAGATTCCCCGCCAAACATCATTAATTCACGCTTACCATGGGCTGGGTTCACAAACATACACGGATTAATACGTTGGTCGGGCCTATCCACATTTTCGACATTAATCTTCTCAAAGTTCTCCTGTTCCCGCTTGAAGTTAGCTaacatttcttcaatgtccatgtcatcttcttcttcatcttgaGATAACTTCTTTGCCTTCTTTTTATCTTTCACTGCGGCTTTTTCCAGTGCCTTCTTATTCTTGGCTTCAGTACGAGCCTTTTTGGACTCTTTATCCTTCTTCTTAGCCATCGTAGACGCACCGATCTTCGTGAAGTCTGACTATGatttttttatttgcaTGTTCATGCGATGGGCTCTCGAAAGtctttcttgttctgtCAGCTGTTTTTAattatatttcattatataGCATGcaataaaaacaaaaaattgtGTATAAGGCAATGCAACTAACGGCGTGGTCTGCCGAAATTCTACATGGAAACTATTTTCAGCCAAATAATTTGACTAGTTCTCCTACTTTCGTAGCTAATTCGATGGCACTTTCTGTCGTTTCAGCTTCTGCATAAACCCTAACTGCGTCTTCAGTTCCACTTGCTCTCACGAAGGATCTTGAATTAGGAAATTGTGTCACCAGTAAATCGATCTTAGCCTGTAATCCTTCAGGAGATAAGAGCTGTCTTTCGGCATTGGTACTTACAAAGACAGATCTGTCTGGAACAATGACTTTAGTCAACCTATTTGGAAGATCCTGATAACAGCCATCCCAGTCTTCAGGTTTCAAGTTAAAAATGGATAACGTAGCTATGACTGCTAGCATATCAGATATTGCGTCGCCAACGGTTTGATTGATCAATTGACTTAGTAGCTTTAAGGATAATAGTGATTTGTATTGTTGTTCATTTCCGGAGGTTTCCTGTAATCTGGAGTCCACGGTTTCTAAGAATTCTCTAGAGAAAATGACAGTACCGTGTCCATTGGCTTCGAAATAGATACCAATGTCATAACGGGAAACTGCCTCGTGATGTAGATGTTTGACTCCTGTCTTGGTGCACGAAACAGgaattttcaatttgtcaGTGATATATTTAGTAGAAGAACCATTCGCATATGCCGTTTGAACGACTCCCAATTTTAAAGTATCAGACAACCCACAATCACGAAGCAAATCTGCGATTAGTTTTGCCAATAAAGTAGCAATCTTGTCACCATCCAATAAATGGAATTTATTTTCTTTACCATCAACGTAATAGAAGACAACACGGTCAGCATCACCATCAAAGGAACAGTACAGTTGAGATGGTTTCGGATTACAATTCGCGGGGAATGTCTGATTGGTTTTAACAAAATCAGCACCACAGGActcattcaaaagttgaaagGTCTTTGTCTCACCATTGACAGCCGTTAAGGAGTTTTCTAGCATATGACCAGCCTGAGAAATGAGTTGTTTCACTTTATCTGCCCCAATGCCGTTGGCGCAATCTATCGTTAAATGGAATGGCAATTCAGTGACCTCGTACAATTGCGTCAACTGGTTCCAGATAGAGACGAAATGATCATAATAAGTAGAATCTCTTACTTGTGATGGTTGAGACGAGGTGTTCAAACTGTATACTAGGAAATGCAATTGAGGTGTAGTCAATAATTCGAAATCGATGATTTTAACTGCAGGGAAGACAGATATACCTGCCTTCAAAGCAGCTAGTAAACGAGGACCCGATTCTCGAGAGTCACGTGCCACTGTAATATTAGCTAATTGAGTGGTGTCAATGTTTAATTCTGCTATAATCGATTGCAAAGTAGACTCCAATTGTGTGAAACTGGATGAAGCAGCATTGGCCAATTTTGTAGCAATTGGTTCCCAATTTTGAACCAACATTTCGCCATATGGTTCCACAACCTTCACTCCATTATCCTCAGGTGGATTATGCGAGGCAGTTATCATCACACCGACGAATTTTGATTTAAGGTAGATAGATCTTAAAACGGCAACGATACCTGTAGTGAACATAACAGTATCTAGCACGGAATTGTGTGCTCTGAAACCAGCAGTTCCATAGGTATAAGCATGGCCTTGTTTGCAGTACTGCTCGTATAGGTCACGGAAAGACATTGGTGAGGGTTACTTTCTTGTACTCTTTGCTCTCTTGACGCCTACCAATTAGCCAAATATACATTTAATACTTAGAATATatttcagttgaagaatttatACATAAAATATGGAACTCAATgttcaaaatgaaagacaaacaagagaaataaGGTGAGAAAGAGAACCAAAAACGTTTATACAGTGGCTGATTTGGTTCACAGAACTGATTGCCAACCAGTTAACGTTACATCAAATAAAGGTGTGTTTTACAGTGTGATGGCTCCACCTACGAAAATACTCGGTCTTGACACTCAGCAGAGAATGCTTCAACGTGGTGAAAATTGCAGTTTAAAGTCTCTGGTACAGAATGAATGTGCTTTTAATGGTAATGACTATGTGTGTACGCCTTTCAAAAGACTATTTGAACAATGCATGGTGAAGGATGGACGTGTATTAAACATTGAGGTAACAAATCTGAACACCAACAGATGAGACTTCGCAACAAGATGTTTACGGAGAAGGATCATAATAAAACTGGAATACAATGAGTTACTAGTGCCGTAGTACAAGGTGTAACTATAATGTCAGGAAGAAGCGCAACCCTAGTCTTCATCTAAAGATCAGTAGATATTTATTGAGCTGACCATGCAGTATTTGAATATGTTTAACGGACAATTACAGATGTCATGTGCGGTTAAAGTCTGCCACAAGTAGGAATTGACCAACATCGTTCTGCGCGGAGATACAGTCATCCTCATATTGGTGATGAAAGCTTACTGATCTGCGTTCTACAAGGAATAACTAGTGGtatattcattttcttcattcacgtgactggaCTTATGGGATGTCCCAGTGTGCAGAAGTAGAGGTTGGAAAGATACATACATTTCGGTTAACGGCTAATCATGAGGGGTTTGTAAAGGTATATGGCAGATGTACATAGTTAAATACAAGCCATATCGCTTCAATTACATTCTGTCGACATCGACGGTTTTCAGGTAAAAAATCGGACCATCTTAGCGTCTAAATAGTTTATGCGCCTTTTTGAGAGTATCTTTTACATCGACCAAAACATGGCAGTTTCAGATAATTAGGTGTCATAAATGATTACTGTACACGTGACTTGTATCACGTGTGCGtgagttttttttttctgttttccTTCGCGCTTCGTTGGAGGAGAAGGTCGGGGCCGGCCTAACACCATTACCTAGGACCGGACCAAGGGCGTAGACGGCATCTTCGGACCGAGTCGGAGGACGTGACCACAAGGAGTTCAGTGCAAAGGGAATCATTGAAAGGTGATTACCGCTGACTGGCGCCGAATGGCGCAAAAATCGTATATAATGCGGTATTCCAGAGCCCACTCTGATTCCTCGAACAAGTCAGATCCAAATTTTTAAGGTTTTCGTATGTGCTTCATTGTTTCTACAATGCTATTCTACTTTTTGAAAGCATTTCACAACGTCGCTTCTCTAACTTGGAAAAAAAGCTTTACGATTTTTGGATATTCGTTACGATCTGCTCCGAGGTGAACGTTGAATCACTAAGTTACTCATTAAACATTAAGTTAAGATTAAAATTTAGTGGGGTAGAATTTCTGGTCAATTGCAAATAGATTGGAGGTTTTACTATTtaaagaaagtgaaaaaaagataagaGAATTCCGTCTTCTTATAAAGTATAGTATTACTTCATCCATTTTCCGTTATGTTGAGAAATAGCATTGTATCACGTGGTCTAGCTCAAACCCGCGTTAGTGCAAAGGTTAACAGACTAGCATCGTTAAGAATGGTTTCGTATAGAGTGGAGACCGATGCGTTCGGTGAGATCCAAGTTCCTTCTGATAAGTACTGGGGTGCTCAAACCCAACGTTCTTTgcaaaatttcaagattggTGGTCCTCGTGAAAGAATGCCTGAGCCAATTGTCAAGGCTTTTGGtgttttgaagaagtcgGCTGCTGTGGTCAATGAGCGTCTGGGGACGTTGGACCCTGAAATCGCTAAGCCTATCAAGCAAGCAGCCGATGAAGTTGCTCAGGGTAAACTAATGGAACATTTTCCATTGGTTGTGTTCCAAACTGGGTCTGGTACTCAGTCCAACATGAACGCCAACGAAGTTATTTCAAACAGGGCCATCGAATTGATTGGTGGTGAATTGGGTTCTAAGAAGATTCACCCAAACAACCACTGTAACCAAGCTCAATCCAGTAACGATACTTTCCCATCTGTTATGCATATTGCTGCTGTCACTGAAATTACACACCATTTGTTGCCAGAATTGGAAGGTTTGAAAGTTGCTTTAAAGCAAAAATCTGATGAGTTCCAGCATATCGTTAAGATCGGTAGAACCCATTTGCAAGATGCTACTCCATTGACCCTAGGTCAAGAGTTCAGCGGATACGTGCAACAGGTGGAGAACGGTATTGCTCGTGTTAAACAATCTCTATATCATTTGAAGTTCTTGGCACAAGGTGGTACTGCCGTTGGTACTGGTTTGAATACTAAGGTCGGTTTTGCTGAAGATATCGCTGAACAAGTTTCTAAAGAAACTGGTATCGATTTCAAGACCGCTCCAAACAAGTTCGAAGCATTGGCTGCTCACGATGCTGTCGTTGAAGCCTCTGGTGCCCTAAACACTCTGGCTGTCTCTTTATTCAAGATTGCTAACGATATCAGATACTTGGGTTCTGGACCTCGTTGCGGTTACGGTGAATTAAGTTTGCCAGAAAACGAACCAGGTTCTTCTATCATGCCTGGTAAAGTGAACCCTACTCAGAATGAAGCCATGACTCAAGTGTGTGTTCAAGTTATGGGTAACCATGCCGCTATCACTTTTGCAGGTGCTTCTGgtcaatttgaattgaatgtCTTCAAGCCAGTTATGATCTCGAACTTGTTGAGTTCAATCAGACTATTGGGAGATGCTTCTAACTCTTTCAGAATTCACTGTGTTGAAGGTATTAAGGCTAACGAGGACAGAATCGCTAAATTGTTGCATGAATCCTTAATGTTGGTAACTGCATTGAACCCAAAGATCGGTTACGATGCCGCTTCTAAGGTCGCTAAGAACGCTCACAAGAAGGGAATCACTTTGAAGGAATCTGCTTTGGAATTGAAGGTTCTATCAAGTGAAGAATTCGACCAATGGGTCATCCCTGAAAAGATGATTGGTCCAAAGGAGTAATCTACTGATAAAAAGACGATGTTAAATCGGcctctttttcttttaagaACGTTATATTCTCTCCTACTTGCACGGTAGATAGGACACATTCCTTCGAATTTCTGCCACTATATAAGAAACCTAAAAGAGGAAACTTAACGTATACGACTATTTAACGATTTGGATTTATGTATGTATGTCATTAAATTTTAAAACATATTCTCATTATTTAGAAAATGGCGGGTTTCATGGCCATTATCCatgtttctattttttGTCCTACTCGACTGGCGGGTCATTAACATTGGAATAAAGGGgcaaaaaataaaaaataatggTTGCGAAGAGATTCGAACTCTTGCATCTTACGATACCTGAGTGTTCCCAACTGTAAGGTTGGTTAAGATTGGTATCTTGAATCAGGCGCCTTAGACCGCTCGGCCACACAACCAGTTTGGTTGAAGGTTTTATTATTAAAATATATTTTGTCCTCCGTAGAATGTCAGCTAAGAATCTAATCTTTACTTTGCTACCATGAACCTAAGACGAAACATAAAAAGGGATAGCTAGTGGTGAGGGTATCCCAGTTCAAAAGACTGTATTACTACCGCAACTCACGTAAGAAATAATTATCAAGTTTTCCTATGGGCTAGTACAACATTTGCTAAATAAGCACTCTTGGACTTGTTGGAGGTTCATGCAAAACTATAATGGAATATTCTCACCAGACATAGCACAGGACGTGTCTCATATCAAGCAGGTCGAATGGCATTCGCAATAAACATAGATGACATTCGTTACTCACGATTATCTTATCGTGACTCAAACACTGCCtgtctctttctttctctaaaGTCAGCACTGTTAACCGGCCTCTAGGATAATAACACCCGCAGGGTCGATACTTATTTTTCGAGGGTTATCGCCTCCCTAATATAAAAACagatgaaaagataaaacaGCCCCTTAAGCGCTTGGGTCCACCCCCTTAGAATTAGTATATAAGTAAAGCGGCAAATCACGAAGTTCTTTCAGATCTCCTAACCACTCTTTTCTGAAGtcatttcttctattcttgaatatatatattttgtaTTACATGCTCCCCCTCCATCGAGAAGAACTCTCTCTGGATACATATTACATTTCAAAACGCTACTCTCTATTATAACCGCCGAGTGTTTCTCTTAAGCACCCGCTATAAAAATCCTATCCTAAACGTCTTTTTGTCTAGGAGTTACGGAAGAAACTAACTGCTGAATTCTATCGGAATCATAAGCATACACATTATTTGGATAAAGCTGCGTTAATCCTACTTCATTTTACttttgaacttttttttgtttttcgGGAGACTAAGGTTCTTGTTCACCCCTTCACtataaaaagaaaaagtaCCCTTTTTCAATTAGGAAAGCAAAAACTGAACTATAAAGTAAACTATACTCAGTAATACTtcaatcaacaaagaacttgaaaagCTGATACAAGCAAGTCCTtgatacaaaaaaaaaaaagacagGTAAGTTCATCAGATATCCTGTTACTAAAAAAacttcaaacaaaaacaaaagataaCGCacttttcattatcaagATGAAGTTCGAAAATACATTATTGACTATAACCGCATTGTCTACCGTGGCTACTGCTTTGGTTATCCCTGAAGTTAATAGGGAAAACAAGCATGGTGACAAGAGCGTTGCCATCAAAGATCATGCTTCTTCTGATTTGGATAAGCCTCAACATCATGCTAATGGCAAGGCTCGTTCTAAGTCTCGTGGTCGCTGCGCAGACTCCAAGAAATTCGACAAGCTACGTCCAGTCGACGATGCTTCAGCTATTTTAGCTCCACTTTCTACAGTTAATGATATTGCCAACAAGATTCCTAATCGTTACATCATTGTCTTTAAGAAAGATGCCTCTGCAGATGAAGTGAAGTTCCATCAAGAACTAGTCTCTGTCGAACATGCCAAGGCACTAGGTTCCTTAGCTGACAATGACCCATTCTTCACAGCAACTTCCGGTGAACATAGTGAATTTGGTGTCAAAGCACACTCTTTGGAAGGTGGTATTCAAGACTCTTTTGATATTGCCGGTTCCCTTTCTGGTTATGTTGGCTACTTCACAAAAGAAGTTATCGAtttcatcagaagaagcccattggttgaatttgttgaagaagattctaTGGTTTTCTCTAATAGTTTCAATACCCAAAACAGTGCTCCTTGGGGTCTAGCTCGTATTTCTCATCGtgaaaagttgaatttAGGATCTTTCAACAAGTACTTGTATGATGATGACGCTGGTAAAGGTGTTACTGCTTACGTTGTTGACACTGGTGTCAATGTTAACCATAAGGACTTTGATGGCAGAGCTGTTTGGGGTAAGACTattccaaaagatgatCCAGATGTAGATGGAAATGGTCACGGTACCCACTGTGCTGGTACCATCGGTTCGGTTCATTATGGTGTTGCTAAGAATGCTGATATAGTTGCCGTTAAGGTTTTGAGATCTAATGGTTCTGGTACCATGTCTGATGTTGTTAAAGGTGTCGAATATGTTGCCGAAGCACACAAGAAAgctgttgaagaacaaaagaaaggGTTCAAGGGTTCAA from Kluyveromyces lactis strain NRRL Y-1140 chromosome D complete sequence harbors:
- a CDS encoding proteinase B (similar to uniprot|P09232 Saccharomyces cerevisiae YEL060C PRB1 Vacuolar proteinase B (yscB) a serine protease of the subtilisin family involved in protein degradation in the vacuole and required for full protein degradation during sporulation) — encoded protein: MKFENTLLTITALSTVATALVIPEVNRENKHGDKSVAIKDHASSDLDKPQHHANGKARSKSRGRCADSKKFDKLRPVDDASAILAPLSTVNDIANKIPNRYIIVFKKDASADEVKFHQELVSVEHAKALGSLADNDPFFTATSGEHSEFGVKAHSLEGGIQDSFDIAGSLSGYVGYFTKEVIDFIRRSPLVEFVEEDSMVFSNSFNTQNSAPWGLARISHREKLNLGSFNKYLYDDDAGKGVTAYVVDTGVNVNHKDFDGRAVWGKTIPKDDPDVDGNGHGTHCAGTIGSVHYGVAKNADIVAVKVLRSNGSGTMSDVVKGVEYVAEAHKKAVEEQKKGFKGSTANMSLGGGKSPALDLAVNAAVKAGVHFAVAAGNENQDACNTSPAAAENAITVGASTLSDERAYFSNWGKCVDIFGPGLNILSTYIGSDTATATLSGTSMATPHVVGLLTYFLSLQPDADSEYFHAAGGITPSQLKKKLIDFSTKNVLSDLPEDTVNYLIYNGGGQDLDDLWGKDYSIGKEPSANPEFSLESLINSLDSKTDAIFDDVRQLLDQFNII